The Methylomonas rhizoryzae genome includes the window TCAACCAAGACCGCGGTGCCGGGGCGGTATTCAGGACTATTCCATCGAAAGTGCTGACCTTGGAGGAACTCGGCGCGCCGAAATTTTTCGAAGAAGTCTGCACCAAGCCGCGCGGGCTGATTTTGGTTACCGGGCCCACCGGCTCCGGCAAGTCCACCACGCTGGCGGCGATGATCAATCACATCAATTCCAACGATTACTCGCACATCCTGACCGTCGAAGACCCTATAGAATTCGTGCACGAAAGCCAGAAATCGCTGATCAACCAGCGGGAAGTGCATAGGGACACGCTAGGCTTCAACGAAGCCTTGCGCTCGGCCTTGCGGGAAGACCCGGACATCATCCTGGTCGGCGAGATGCGCGACCTGGAAACCATACGCCTGGCGTTGACCGCCGCGGAAACCGGCCACCTGGTATTCGGCACCCTGCATACCACCTCGGCGGCAAAAACCATAGACCGCATCATCGACGTCTTTCCGGCGGCGGAAAAAGACATGATACGCTCCATGCTGTCCGAGTCGCTGCAAGCCGTGATTTCTCAAACCTTGTTGAAAAAGGTGGGCGGCGGCCGAATTGCCGCGCACGAAATCATGGTCGGCACCCCGGCTATCCGCAACCTGATCCGCGAGGCCAAGGTCGCGCAAATGTATTCCGCCATTCAAACCGGGCGCAAGGACGGCATGCAAACCCTGGATCAAAACCTGAAGGAACTGGTCGATCGCGGCCTGATCACCGGAAAAGCGGCGATGACCAAGGCGGTCAACAAAGACATTTTCCGTTAACCGTTTTTTGGGGGAGATAGGTTATGGACTTCAAAGCGTTATTGGCCTTGATGGTGGAAAAAAAAGCATCCGACTTGTTCATCACCGCCGGCAAACCGCCGTGCATGAAAATCGACGGCAAAGTGGTGGAGATTTCAAAAAACATTCTTACCGCCGAACAGGCGCTGAAAGTGGTGCACAGCATCATGGACCAGCGGCAGAAAGACGAATTCGAACACACCAAAGAATGCCAGTTCGCCCTGGGGGTACACGGCCTGGGCCGGTTCCGGGTTAGCGCCTTTACCCAACGCGACGCGGCCGGCATGGTGTTGCGCCGCATCGAAACCCATATCCCCGATACCGAAGAACTGCACTTGCCGCCGGTTTTGAAAGAACTGATCATGCATAAACGCGGCTTGGTGATGTTCGTCGGCGCCACCGGCACCGGTAAATCCACATCGCTGGCAGCCTTGATCAAGCACCGCAACGCGAACAGCAGCGGCCACATCATCACCATCGAAGATCCGATAGAATTCGTGCATCCGCATAACGGCTGCATCATCACGCAACGCGAGGTCGGCCTGGATACCGAATCCTACGAGGTGGCGTTGAAAAACACCTTGCGGCAAGCGCCGGACGTGATTCTGATCGGCGAGGTCAGAACCAAGGAAACCATGCAACACGCCATCACCTTCGCCGAAACCGGCCATTTGTGCTTGTGCACCTTGCACGCCAACAACGCCAATCAAGCTTTGGACCGCATCCTGCACTTCTTTCCGGAAGAAATGCACAACCAAATTTTTATGGACTTATCCTTGAATCTACGCGGTATCGTCGCCCAGCAACTGGTAAAACGGGCCGACGGCAACGGCCGCTATCCGGCCATCGAAATATTGCTGAATACGCCGCTGGTTTCCGATTTGATTCGCAAGGGCGAAGTGCATAAACTGAAAGAATTGATGAAAAACTCGCGCGAACACGGCATGCAGACCTTTGACCAAGCCTTGTTCGATTTGTACGCCGCCGGCAAAATCAGCTACGAAGACGCTCTGCTTGCAGCGGATTCCAGAAACGAAGTGCGCTTGATGATCAAGCTGAGCACGGAAACCGGTGGTTTCGACGACGAAAACATGCGTTTAAGCGAAACCGATGAAGAAAGCGGTCGATTGTATAAATTTTAAATTCAAATCCACAGCCAACGCCTTACGCCTATCGCCGATAGTTCTTGCGCTGTTTTTATCGGCGGCATGCGCCGGCCAGCAAGCCGGTCGTAGCGGCCCTAAGCCGCAGAGCCACGCCCCCGCACAGCCAAACACACCCGGCCCATTGCGCGACTCCGGTCCCGAGGAACGGCGGATGCCGGCCGAAACCGGCGCGTATCGGGCAAGCCAAATCGGCGGAGATTTTGCCGGCTATGCAAGCTTGCAAAGCTTTATCGATTACATGGCCGGCAAACACGGGTTCAGCCGCGAGTATTTGTACGGCGTGTTCTCGCAAGCCAAGCGCAAGCAATGGACGTTGGACTATTTGCGTAAGTCCGATCAAAGCCTGAAAAGCCCGCCCGGCAAAGGCAGCTGGTCACGCTATCGGGCCAAATTTTTGGACGAGCGCCATATCAACAGTGGTGTGGCATTCTGGCAAAAACATAAACACACGCTGGAACGGGCCAGCCGGCAATACGGTGTGCCGGCCGAATATATCCTGGGCATTATGGCGGTGGAAACCACCTTCGGCAGCTTTGTCGGCAAAGACCGCATCTTGGATGCGCTGACTACGCTGGCCTTCGATTATCAGCGCCGAGGCGACTACTTTCGCGCCGAATTGGAAAACTTTCTGGTCATGACGCGTAACGAGCATCTAGACCCGGTGCAACCGGTCGGCTCCTACGCCGGGGCGATGGGCTTGGGGCAATTCATGCCCGGCAGTTTTCTGGAATGGGCGGTGGATTTTAACGGCGACGGCCGCCGCGATTTATGGAATCCGGAAGACAGCATAGGCAGCATCGCCAATTATTTCGCTCAACACGGTTGGCAAGCCGGCCAACCGGTCATTGCCGGCATACAAGGCAAACCGAGCAGTTTAGACGATTTGCAGCACGGCCTCAGCGCGGCCTATTCGCCCGGGCAACTGCAGCAACGCGGCGTCGTACCGTCGAAAAACTGCGGCTGCGACGGCCCGTTAAGGCTATTGCTGTTGCGCCACCAACACGGCGACGAATATCTGATCGGGTTTCCCAATTTCTACGTGATCACCCGTTACAACCAAAGCACCCACTACGCCATGGCGGTACACGAATTGGCGCAAGCCATTAAGCTCAAAAGCGCAGCCTTGGCCGCCAATTAAGCGCGCGGGCGCAACCAACATCCGCCACCCGCGCGAAGATTATCAGTCTCTGAGCAATTCGTTGATGCCGGTTTTGCTGCGGGTTTTTTCGTCGACTTGTTTGATGATGACCGCACAATACAAGCTATGGCTGCCGTCTTTGCTGGGCAGGTTACCGGACACCACCACCGAACCGGCCGGGATGCGGCCGTAGCTGACTTCGCCGGTCATCCGGTTGAAAATCTTGGTGCTTTGGCCGATGTAGACGCCCATCGACACCACGCAGTTGTCTTCGACGATCACGCCTTCGACGATCTCGGAGCGGGCGCCGATGAAACAGTTGTCGCCGATGATGGTCGGGTTGGCTTGCAAAGGCTCCAACACGCCGCCGATGCCGACGCCGCCGGACAAATGCACGTTTTTACCGATTTGCGCGCAGGAACCCACGGTTACCCAGGTATCGACCATGGTGCCGCTGTCGACATAAGCGCCGATGTTAACGTAGGACGGCATCAAGATAGCGCCGGGAGCGACATAGGAGCCATACCGGGCCACGGCATTAGGCACCACGCGGACGCCGGCTTTGGCGAAATCGTCTTCGCTATACTGGCTGAATTTGGTCGGCACTTTGTCGTAGTAACGCACGTCGCCGCTCTCGATAACTTTGTTTTCGTTGATGCGGAACGACAGTAGCACGGCTTTTTTCAACCATTGGTTGGTGACCCAGTCGCCGTCTTTTTTCTCGGCAACGCGGGCTTCGCCCTTGTCGAGCAAATTCAATGCGGTGGCGACGGCGTCGCGAATTTCCGGGGAAACGGAGGACGGGCTAATTTCGGCGCGGTTTTCGAACGCGGCGTTGATGATGGTTTCCAGGTTTGACATGGTTGTTTCAGGTTAAGTTAAAAAATGTAGCTTGGGTTAGGCGTAAGCCGCAACCCGACAGGATGGCTTTGATTGTCGGATTAGGCCACGTTAATCCGACCTACCTCAAATTTTCGATAAAGGTTTTGATGCGCTGCGCGGCTTCCACGCATTCTGTCAACGGCGCAACCAAGGCAATGCGCACGTGGTTGGCGCCGGGGTTGATGCCGTTGCTGTCGCGGGACAAATAACTGCCCGGCAACACGGTAATGTTTTGTTCGGCGAATAATTGCCGGGCAAATTCGGTATCACTGATAGACGTCTTCAGCCAGATATAAAAACCGGCCGGCGGCCGGCTGATCTCGCATACGTCTTTGAGAATATCGATGAAGGCGGTGAATTTGTCGCGGTACATCTCGCGGTTACGCCTAACATGTTCTTCGTCGTTCCAGGCGGCGATGCTGGCGTGCTGGGTCGGCACCGGCATCGGGCAGCCGTGGTAGGTGCGGTATTTGAAATACTGATTCAACACCGCGGCATCGCCGGCCACAAAGCCGGAGCGCAAGCCCGGTGCATTGGAGCGCTTGGACAGGCTTTGGAAAATCACGCAGCGTTTGAAAGCGGTACTGCCGGCGGCGTAAGCACTTTGCAGCAAGCCCTGCGGCGGATTAGTCTCGTCGTCGTACAGTTCGGTATAACATTCGTCCGAAGCCACCACAAAATCGTATGTTTCCGCCAATGCCAATAATTTCAGATGATCGGCTTGTGACATCACCGCCCCGGTCGGGTTGCCGGGCGAACAGATGAACGCCAATTGGCAGCGCCGCCAAATGTCAGCCGGCACACTGTCGAAATCCGGCAAATAGCCGTTTTCCGCCGTCGTATTCAGATAATACGGCTCGGCACCGGCCAACAACGCCGCACCTTCGTAGATCTGATAGAACGGATTCGGCATCAGCACCACCGGCTTGTCGGCCGGATCGACCACCGCCTGCACCAACGAAAACAGCGCTTCCCGGGTGCCGTTGACCGGCAGCACCTGGGTTTCCGGATCCACGCTCGCATCCGGCAGCGCGAACCGCCGGCAGGTCCACGCCGCAATGGCGGCACGCAATTCCGGCAAGCCTTTGGTGGTCGGATAGTGCGCCAGGCCATGCAGATGTTGCAGCAAAGCCTCTTGAATGAAATGCGGCGTCGGATGCTTGGGCTCGCCGATCGACATGGCGATATGCGCTTTGTCGGCCGGCGGCGTAATGCCTTGCTTGAGCGCCGCCAGTTTTTCGAACGGATAAGGATGCAGTTGGTTTAAATTCGGATTCATCTCGGTTTACTTACTACAGCGCGGCTGTTTGCCGGCACGCATGGCCTGTTGTTGCAATTGCACGGCTTGCGGGATCTGCTGGTTTAAATTGTCGATACGGCTGGCATGCGAAGGGTGGGTCGACATGAACTCCACCGGCTGCCCGCCTTGCGAAGCTCTATCCATCTTCAACCAAAGGTTAATGCTTTGGCGCGGATCGAATCCGGCTTTGGCCATTAAATTCAGGCCTATGGTATCGGCCTCGCTTTCCTGCACCCGGCTGAACGGCAATATCAGTCCGTATTGAGCGCCCAGCCCCAATGCCCCCATGGCCATCTGCCCCATCTGGCTTTGCGGATTGGCCATGGCTTGCACCATCGACAAGCCGGTGCTGACCGCGGTTTCTTGCGACAAGCGCTCGTTACTGTGCCGGGACAATACGTGACCCACTTCGTGGCCGATAACCGCAGCCAACTGGTCTTGATTGTCCACCAATTGGATCAGGCCCGAATGCACGCCGATTTTATTACCCGGCAACGCAAACGCGTTCAAACTATCGTCTTGAAACACCACCACTTCCCATTGCCCGCCGGTCACGGAAGTAATCGCATACGCCACGCATTGCGCGAATCGGTTAAAGCCGGCGTTGTTACTGACCGGATTTTTGCTTTTCATCGTGTCGAAGGCCTGCAAGCCCATTTGGTCGACCTGACTGTCCGGCATATAGATGAATTGACTACGTCCGGTCGGGCTGGTAACGCACGCGGCCGCGACCAGCGCTACTGCGCATAATCCGAAAAGTTTTTTCGGCATGGCCACCCTCCTTAAAAAACAAAACGCCATTTTACCGTACATTATTCGCCTACCTGTAATTCAGACCACAACCTGAAACCACGCGAGGCCAGCGGTTAGGGATATAAAGCGACCGTTTCCAAACCCAGAATTTCAGGTAAGCCGAACATCAAATTCATGTTCTGCACAGCCTGACCGGACGCGCCTTTCACCAAATTGTCTATCACCGACAATACCACGACGGTATTGCCGTCCTGCGGCTGGTGCACGGCAAGCTGGCAGCGGTTGCTGCCTCGCACGTTACGGGTGTCCGCATGACTGCCGGCCGGCAACACGTCGACGAAAGGCTCGGCTTGGTAACGGTTTTCGAACAAGGCCTGCAGGTCGACGCCTTGTTCCAAGCGCGCATACAATGTGGCATGGATGCCGCGTATCATCGGCGTCAAATGCGGAACGAAGGTTAAACCTACCGATTGTCCCGCCACTTGCCGCAAGCCCTGCTTGATTTCCGGCAAATGCCTGTGCCCCGGCACGCCGTAGGCTTTAAAACTCTCGCCGGCTTCGCTCATCAGCGACGACAGCTCGGCTTTGCGCCCGGCCCCGCTGACCCCGGATTTGGCGTCGGCGATCAAATTTGCCGCATCTATCAATCCCGCTTCCAGCATCGGCAGGAAGCCCAACTGCACCGCAGTAGGATAACAACCGGGGCAGGCAATCAAGCGTGCATTTCGAATGGCGTCCCGCTTGAGTTCCGGCAAGCCGTACACGGCTTCGGCAATCAAATCCGGACTAGAGTGGCTCATGCCGTACCATTTTTCCCATTCCGCCACGTCTTTAATCCGAAAATCGGCGGACAAATCGATGACTTTGACGTCGCGTTGCAAAAGCTGCGCGGCCATCGTCATCGCCGTGCCGTTCGGGGTGGCGAAAAAGACGACGTCGCACTCGGCCAAACGCTCGATCTCGGGGGGTGTAAACGACAGGCCGCACAAACCTCGCAAGCTGGGATATACGCTGTCGACGCGTTGTCCGGCGTCGGCGCGCGAGGTGACCGCTACAACTTCCACCTCGGTATGCAACAGCAATAACCTCAGTAATTCGACCCCTGTATAGCCGGTGCCGCCCACAATTCCCGCACGTATCATTTAAATTCCCGCCAATAAAAACACTTGCTCGCATAAACCAACGGCTTGCGAGACGAATTTGCTCGATAAAGCGGCATATAATAATGCGATTTGGCGGTGAAAGGCGGTTAGCAATGCGCGCGATTGATATTGTCTCAACCGAAAGCGGCAATGCTTTGCTATTGCGAGACTTTCCGCGCCCGCTGCCAGGCGACGGTGAAGTACTGATTCAGGTCGCGGCTGCCGGCGTCAATCGGCCGGATTTAATGCAGCGGCAGGGTGTCTATCCGCCGCCGCCCGGTGCATCTGATCTACTTGGATTAGAGGTGGCCGGCACCATAGTCGAAACCGGCCCCGGCGTCCAAGGCTATAAGGTCGGCGATGCGGTTTGCGCATTGCTCACAGGAGGCGGGTACGCCGAGTTTTGTTTGGCCCCCGCCGGCAGCTGTCTGCCGGTTCCGGCCGGGCTCAGCATGATAGAAGCCGCAGCCTTACCGGAAACCTTTTTCACCGTGTGGAGCAATCTGTTTCAACGCGGACGCTTGCTGCCGGGAGAAAGCGTGTTGGTACACGGCGGCGCCAGCGGTATCGGCACCACCGCCATTCAATTGGCCCGCGCGTTCGGCAACAGCTGTTACGTCACGGCCGGCAGTCCGGATAAATGCCAACGCTGTTTAGCGTTGGGCGCAGCCGCCGCCATCGATTACCGCCGTGACGATTTCGTCGCGCAAATCCTGCAACTGACGGCCGGCCAAGGCGTGGATTTGGTATTGGACATGATAGGCGGCGACTATTTTCCCCGCAATTTAAAATGCTTGGCAGCCGAAGGCCGTTTGGTGCAAATTGCGATTCAAAACGGCGCCCGGAGCGAAATTCAACTCTGGCAAGTCATGAGCAAGCGTCTGACTATCACTGGATCAACCTTGCGTAGCCGAGACCAAGCGTTTAAAAGCCGGATTGCGGCAGAGCTAAGCGAACGCGTCTGGCCGTTATTGGCAAGCGGCTCGATCAAGCCAGTCATAGATCGTACGTTTCCGTTAGCCGCAGCCGAACAAGCTCATGCTTATTTAGCCGACGGCCGACATTTTGGCAAAATCGTTCTGGAGTTATAAATGACATACACCACCTTGATTTCCGCATCCGAGTTAGCCTGCCGGATAAACAAGCCGGATTGGCTGGTATTCGACTGCCGTTTTTCGCTGGCCGACCCAGAGGCCGGTGCCAGAGCTTACCGGCAAGGTCATATTCCCAATGCCCGCTACGCGGATTTGAATCGGCAGCTTTCCAAACCCGTTAACAGTTATAGCGGTCGTCACCCGCTGCCGGATTTTGCCGCGCTTACCAAGCAATTAGGCGCTTGGGGGGTTGGCAACCGCAGCCAAGTCGTGGTGTACGACGATGCCGGCGGCGCTTTTGCCGGCCGCCTCTGGTGGTTGCTGCGTAGCATGGGTCACGAAACCGTTGCGGTACTGGACGGCGGCATTCAACAATGGCAAAAACAACAACTTCCGCTGACGACTATTCTGCCGAAAGTCGTCGCAAGTCAATTTCGCTGCTATTTGAATTCCGAAGCTTGGCTAAGCGCTAGGCAGGTGGAAAACGGCTTGGCTGCGAGAACGTTAACACTGATCGACGCCCGGACTCCGGAACGCTATCTAGGCCGCAAAGAACCCATAGACCCGGTGGCCGGTCACGTGCCTAAAGCCCTAAACCGCCCGTTTCAAGCAAATTTGACTCCAGAAGGTTTATTTTTACCGGCGGCACGCTTGAAACGGGAATTCCAAGCCTTGATCGGCTCGTATGCTGCAACGCAAACCGCACACATGTGCGGTTCCGGAGTAACGGCCTGCCACAACGTATTGGCCATGGAAGTCGCCGGCTTGCCGGGCTCCAAGCTGTATGCCGGATCGTGGAGCGAATGGATAATCGACAAAAATCGCGGGGTTGCGCGCGAAAACGCATGATGTCGGCAACTGCTAAGCTTTAAGGGGATGAGGCTAAACCAGCCTTTAGATGGAAAGAAATGCGGGAACGGGATACACAGAAAAAGGGGCTATGTAAGCCCCTTCAATCAACCGTAATTACAGCAACGATTTTAAAGTCGCATTTTTTTCTTTTGCGGCTTTCAGATGTTCTTTGGATTCGGTCAGGTTGGCCGATTTCGCTGCGGTAATCGCTGCTTTCAAATGTTGTCTGACTTTGGAGTTTTCTCTCGCTACTTTATCGTTCGCGTTCAACTCTTCGCTGAAGTTGGATGCTTTTCTGATCAGGGCAGCAACTTCGGCATCTTCAGCGCCGTTATCGATGGCAGTTTCCGCTTCAGTGATTCGATCGTTAACACCTTTTATGACATCGATCGGTTTAACAGAAATCCTGCCTGGATCGGACTCAGCAACCGCAGATGTCGAGAAGCTACCCATAGCAACAGCCAAAGAGAATGCAACAACGGCACTTTTAAAAATTTTCATGTATTGAACCTCGCAGTTATTTTTATAAACACACACAGCGTCGCCTTGAATTAAACCACCATATGCGGCTGGGGATAATAGCATAGAAATTGAGGTTTCATAGCATGCTTGTTACCAAGTCATGACAATTTGCAGAATTTTTAATGAACTTTTCGTTACTCTACGCTAACCAGGATTTTGTCCAGCCATCCGGTCGGCAACAATCGTTTCAGCCAGGCGAACAAATGGGTAGGCACCGTCACCCGATAACGGGCTTTAGGCCGTTTGGCGGTCATAGCCTGAAAAACTTTTTCGGCCACGGCATTCGCCGGCAAGGTAAATGGGGCCGCCGGGCCGATCTTCTGCAATCTGGCTTCCATAGCCAGATACGTTTGGCGATGAGGACTTTGGTTGACGTCGATATATTGCTTATACATCGAAAACGCATTGGCGCGAAACCGGCTTTCTATTGGGCCCGGCTCCACTAATACAACGTGTATCCCGGTTCCCCGCAACTCCAAACGCAGGGTATCCGCCAATCCTTCCAATGCGAATTTACTGGCGTTATAGGCCCCGCGAAATTTCATCGCGACAAAACCCAATACCGAACTGTTATAGACGATTCGTCCCATTCCTTGCTTGCGCATCAAGGGTAGAATTAAATTGGTTAATTCGTGAGTGCCGAAAAAATTGGTCTCGAATTGATTGCGCAACGCTTCACGGCTTAAATCCTCCACCGCCCCCGGCTGCCCGAACGCCGCATTATTGAATAAGCCATCGATTTTTCCACCGGTAATCTCGGCCAATTCCGCTACCGCGCGATGCACACTGGCCGAATCGGCCAAATCCAACGGCAAACATTCAAAACCTTCCGCC containing:
- a CDS encoding type IV pilus twitching motility protein PilT yields the protein MDIAELLTFSVKNKASDLHLSAGLPPMIRVDGDIRRINIPALEHKEVHALIYDIMNDKQRRDYEEFLETDFSFALPGVARFRVNAFNQDRGAGAVFRTIPSKVLTLEELGAPKFFEEVCTKPRGLILVTGPTGSGKSTTLAAMINHINSNDYSHILTVEDPIEFVHESQKSLINQREVHRDTLGFNEALRSALREDPDIILVGEMRDLETIRLALTAAETGHLVFGTLHTTSAAKTIDRIIDVFPAAEKDMIRSMLSESLQAVISQTLLKKVGGGRIAAHEIMVGTPAIRNLIREAKVAQMYSAIQTGRKDGMQTLDQNLKELVDRGLITGKAAMTKAVNKDIFR
- a CDS encoding PilT/PilU family type 4a pilus ATPase; the encoded protein is MDFKALLALMVEKKASDLFITAGKPPCMKIDGKVVEISKNILTAEQALKVVHSIMDQRQKDEFEHTKECQFALGVHGLGRFRVSAFTQRDAAGMVLRRIETHIPDTEELHLPPVLKELIMHKRGLVMFVGATGTGKSTSLAALIKHRNANSSGHIITIEDPIEFVHPHNGCIITQREVGLDTESYEVALKNTLRQAPDVILIGEVRTKETMQHAITFAETGHLCLCTLHANNANQALDRILHFFPEEMHNQIFMDLSLNLRGIVAQQLVKRADGNGRYPAIEILLNTPLVSDLIRKGEVHKLKELMKNSREHGMQTFDQALFDLYAAGKISYEDALLAADSRNEVRLMIKLSTETGGFDDENMRLSETDEESGRLYKF
- the mltB gene encoding lytic murein transglycosylase B translates to MPAETGAYRASQIGGDFAGYASLQSFIDYMAGKHGFSREYLYGVFSQAKRKQWTLDYLRKSDQSLKSPPGKGSWSRYRAKFLDERHINSGVAFWQKHKHTLERASRQYGVPAEYILGIMAVETTFGSFVGKDRILDALTTLAFDYQRRGDYFRAELENFLVMTRNEHLDPVQPVGSYAGAMGLGQFMPGSFLEWAVDFNGDGRRDLWNPEDSIGSIANYFAQHGWQAGQPVIAGIQGKPSSLDDLQHGLSAAYSPGQLQQRGVVPSKNCGCDGPLRLLLLRHQHGDEYLIGFPNFYVITRYNQSTHYAMAVHELAQAIKLKSAALAAN
- the dapD gene encoding 2,3,4,5-tetrahydropyridine-2,6-dicarboxylate N-succinyltransferase — translated: MSNLETIINAAFENRAEISPSSVSPEIRDAVATALNLLDKGEARVAEKKDGDWVTNQWLKKAVLLSFRINENKVIESGDVRYYDKVPTKFSQYSEDDFAKAGVRVVPNAVARYGSYVAPGAILMPSYVNIGAYVDSGTMVDTWVTVGSCAQIGKNVHLSGGVGIGGVLEPLQANPTIIGDNCFIGARSEIVEGVIVEDNCVVSMGVYIGQSTKIFNRMTGEVSYGRIPAGSVVVSGNLPSKDGSHSLYCAVIIKQVDEKTRSKTGINELLRD
- the dapC gene encoding succinyldiaminopimelate transaminase yields the protein MNPNLNQLHPYPFEKLAALKQGITPPADKAHIAMSIGEPKHPTPHFIQEALLQHLHGLAHYPTTKGLPELRAAIAAWTCRRFALPDASVDPETQVLPVNGTREALFSLVQAVVDPADKPVVLMPNPFYQIYEGAALLAGAEPYYLNTTAENGYLPDFDSVPADIWRRCQLAFICSPGNPTGAVMSQADHLKLLALAETYDFVVASDECYTELYDDETNPPQGLLQSAYAAGSTAFKRCVIFQSLSKRSNAPGLRSGFVAGDAAVLNQYFKYRTYHGCPMPVPTQHASIAAWNDEEHVRRNREMYRDKFTAFIDILKDVCEISRPPAGFYIWLKTSISDTEFARQLFAEQNITVLPGSYLSRDSNGINPGANHVRIALVAPLTECVEAAQRIKTFIENLR
- a CDS encoding M48 family metallopeptidase is translated as MPKKLFGLCAVALVAAACVTSPTGRSQFIYMPDSQVDQMGLQAFDTMKSKNPVSNNAGFNRFAQCVAYAITSVTGGQWEVVVFQDDSLNAFALPGNKIGVHSGLIQLVDNQDQLAAVIGHEVGHVLSRHSNERLSQETAVSTGLSMVQAMANPQSQMGQMAMGALGLGAQYGLILPFSRVQESEADTIGLNLMAKAGFDPRQSINLWLKMDRASQGGQPVEFMSTHPSHASRIDNLNQQIPQAVQLQQQAMRAGKQPRCSK
- the argC gene encoding N-acetyl-gamma-glutamyl-phosphate reductase — protein: MIRAGIVGGTGYTGVELLRLLLLHTEVEVVAVTSRADAGQRVDSVYPSLRGLCGLSFTPPEIERLAECDVVFFATPNGTAMTMAAQLLQRDVKVIDLSADFRIKDVAEWEKWYGMSHSSPDLIAEAVYGLPELKRDAIRNARLIACPGCYPTAVQLGFLPMLEAGLIDAANLIADAKSGVSGAGRKAELSSLMSEAGESFKAYGVPGHRHLPEIKQGLRQVAGQSVGLTFVPHLTPMIRGIHATLYARLEQGVDLQALFENRYQAEPFVDVLPAGSHADTRNVRGSNRCQLAVHQPQDGNTVVVLSVIDNLVKGASGQAVQNMNLMFGLPEILGLETVALYP
- a CDS encoding NAD(P)H-quinone oxidoreductase, coding for MRAIDIVSTESGNALLLRDFPRPLPGDGEVLIQVAAAGVNRPDLMQRQGVYPPPPGASDLLGLEVAGTIVETGPGVQGYKVGDAVCALLTGGGYAEFCLAPAGSCLPVPAGLSMIEAAALPETFFTVWSNLFQRGRLLPGESVLVHGGASGIGTTAIQLARAFGNSCYVTAGSPDKCQRCLALGAAAAIDYRRDDFVAQILQLTAGQGVDLVLDMIGGDYFPRNLKCLAAEGRLVQIAIQNGARSEIQLWQVMSKRLTITGSTLRSRDQAFKSRIAAELSERVWPLLASGSIKPVIDRTFPLAAAEQAHAYLADGRHFGKIVLEL
- a CDS encoding sulfurtransferase, whose amino-acid sequence is MTYTTLISASELACRINKPDWLVFDCRFSLADPEAGARAYRQGHIPNARYADLNRQLSKPVNSYSGRHPLPDFAALTKQLGAWGVGNRSQVVVYDDAGGAFAGRLWWLLRSMGHETVAVLDGGIQQWQKQQLPLTTILPKVVASQFRCYLNSEAWLSARQVENGLAARTLTLIDARTPERYLGRKEPIDPVAGHVPKALNRPFQANLTPEGLFLPAARLKREFQALIGSYAATQTAHMCGSGVTACHNVLAMEVAGLPGSKLYAGSWSEWIIDKNRGVARENA
- a CDS encoding SDR family oxidoreductase, with the translated sequence MNAPNRTVFITGCSSGIGYATAVLLKSRGFRVICSARKPEDVERLMAEGFECLPLDLADSASVHRAVAELAEITGGKIDGLFNNAAFGQPGAVEDLSREALRNQFETNFFGTHELTNLILPLMRKQGMGRIVYNSSVLGFVAMKFRGAYNASKFALEGLADTLRLELRGTGIHVVLVEPGPIESRFRANAFSMYKQYIDVNQSPHRQTYLAMEARLQKIGPAAPFTLPANAVAEKVFQAMTAKRPKARYRVTVPTHLFAWLKRLLPTGWLDKILVSVE